One genomic region from Cyanobium usitatum str. Tous encodes:
- a CDS encoding NCS2 family permease → MGKPRWWTAGDLDGFLGLGLDNLIQILLIVALCRGVLGYPDSLIFGAILPATGISLVVGNLAYARQAFQLAQREGRDDRTALPYGINTVSLFAYVFLVMLPVKLTALSQGLDPAAAVTLSWRAGLIACLGSGLIECSGAFIGNSLQRWLPRAALLSTLAGIALGYIALGFLLRTYAQPVVGLAVLAVILVGYYAPVRWPVPAGLVAVLLGIALAWANGLIDLDPVRWQSSTALIGLHVPKLQLAELWQARGQLVPWLGVIVPMGLFNVIGSLQNLESAEAAGDRYPVPSSMLINGIGTLAAATLGSCFPTTIYIGHPGWKAMGARIGYSWLNGVVMGAACLLGLFGVVGQLVPIEAGMAIVFYIGLVIAAQAFQATPPRHAPAVALGLLPGLAGWGALMLKAGLRAGGSGTAANPFGPALLAPLAQADVWAAGAFALEQGQIITAMLLAGMLVYVIEARLLAAAACAGLAALLSWFGVIHAWQFTSSDTVLHLGWGVGRSWALGYGVMALVFLAARWGLSADAAANRG, encoded by the coding sequence ATGGGCAAACCCCGCTGGTGGACCGCCGGTGACCTCGATGGCTTCCTCGGCCTCGGGCTCGACAACCTGATCCAGATCCTGTTGATCGTGGCTCTCTGCCGCGGAGTACTCGGCTATCCCGACAGCCTGATCTTTGGCGCGATCCTGCCGGCTACTGGCATCAGTCTGGTGGTGGGCAACCTGGCCTACGCCCGCCAGGCCTTTCAGCTTGCCCAGCGCGAGGGGCGCGACGACCGCACCGCCCTCCCCTACGGCATCAACACGGTGAGCCTGTTCGCCTATGTGTTTCTGGTGATGCTGCCGGTGAAGCTGACGGCCTTGAGCCAGGGCCTGGATCCAGCCGCAGCGGTAACCCTCTCGTGGCGAGCCGGGCTGATCGCCTGCCTGGGTTCGGGGTTGATCGAGTGCTCTGGTGCCTTCATCGGCAACAGCCTGCAGCGCTGGCTGCCTCGCGCAGCCCTGCTCTCCACCCTGGCGGGCATTGCCCTGGGTTACATCGCCCTGGGCTTCCTGCTGCGCACCTACGCCCAACCGGTGGTGGGGCTGGCAGTGCTGGCCGTGATCCTGGTGGGCTACTACGCGCCGGTGCGCTGGCCGGTGCCAGCCGGCCTGGTGGCCGTGCTGCTGGGCATCGCCCTGGCCTGGGCCAATGGTTTGATCGACCTCGATCCGGTGCGCTGGCAGAGCAGCACTGCCCTGATTGGGCTCCATGTACCCAAGCTGCAACTGGCAGAGCTATGGCAGGCGCGCGGCCAGCTAGTGCCCTGGTTGGGGGTGATCGTGCCGATGGGACTTTTTAATGTGATCGGTTCGCTGCAAAACCTGGAGAGCGCCGAAGCCGCCGGCGATCGCTATCCGGTGCCCAGCTCGATGCTGATCAATGGCATCGGCACCCTGGCCGCTGCCACCTTGGGCTCCTGCTTTCCCACCACCATCTACATCGGCCACCCGGGCTGGAAGGCCATGGGCGCCCGCATTGGCTACTCCTGGCTCAATGGCGTGGTGATGGGCGCCGCCTGCCTGCTGGGCCTGTTTGGCGTGGTTGGCCAACTGGTGCCGATTGAAGCCGGCATGGCGATCGTGTTCTACATCGGCCTGGTGATCGCTGCCCAGGCCTTCCAGGCCACGCCGCCTCGCCATGCTCCGGCCGTGGCCCTGGGGCTACTGCCCGGGCTGGCCGGCTGGGGCGCCCTGATGCTCAAGGCAGGGCTGCGGGCCGGTGGCAGCGGCACCGCCGCCAACCCCTTTGGGCCAGCCCTGCTGGCGCCCCTGGCCCAGGCCGATGTGTGGGCCGCCGGGGCCTTCGCCCTCGAGCAAGGCCAGATCATCACAGCGATGCTGCTGGCGGGCATGCTCGTGTACGTGATCGAGGCCCGCTTGCTGGCGGCGGCGGCCTGCGCCGGCCTAGCAGCCCTGCTGTCCTGGTTTGGTGTGATCCACGCCTGGCAATTCACCAGCTCCGACACCGTGCTGCACCTGGGCTGGGGAGTGGGCCGCAGCTGGGCCCTCGGCTACGGGGTGATGGCTTTGGTGTTCCTGGCGGCCCGCTGGGGCCTCAGCGCTGATGCTGCAGCAAACCGAGGGTGA
- the nadC gene encoding carboxylating nicotinate-nucleotide diphosphorylase — MPAAHLPSTPELELQLRAWLAEDIGRGDLTAAALAGRPGRAHWLAKAPGVFCGGVLVEPLFRLLDPALRLQLLVADGEPVVAGQRLLELEGGAAALVAGERTALNLAMRLSGIATATAALVAELEGTGVRLVDTRKTTPGLRRLEKYAVRCGGGSNHRQGLDDAAMLKENHLAWAGGVAGGLEVAIAAVRAHAPWPARVIVEAETAAEAAAAVQAGADGVLLDEFPPAQLRQLVPELRSLAGGRQLVLEASGVQPEQLRDYASSGIDLISTSAPITRSAWLDLSMRFDF; from the coding sequence ATGCCCGCTGCCCATCTGCCCTCTACCCCCGAGCTGGAACTGCAGCTGCGCGCCTGGCTGGCTGAAGATATTGGCCGCGGCGATCTCACGGCTGCGGCGCTGGCTGGTCGCCCTGGTCGGGCCCACTGGCTGGCCAAGGCGCCCGGGGTGTTTTGCGGAGGGGTGCTGGTGGAGCCGCTGTTCCGCTTGCTGGATCCGGCGCTGCGGCTGCAGTTGCTGGTGGCTGATGGTGAGCCGGTGGTGGCAGGCCAGCGCCTGCTGGAGCTGGAGGGTGGGGCCGCTGCCCTGGTGGCCGGCGAGCGCACGGCCCTCAACTTGGCCATGCGACTTTCCGGCATCGCCACTGCCACCGCCGCCCTGGTAGCCGAGCTCGAGGGCACGGGTGTGCGCCTTGTCGACACCCGCAAAACCACGCCGGGTCTGCGCCGACTTGAAAAGTACGCCGTTCGCTGCGGGGGCGGCAGCAACCACCGCCAGGGCCTCGATGATGCCGCCATGCTCAAGGAAAACCACCTGGCTTGGGCCGGTGGGGTGGCAGGTGGCTTGGAGGTGGCGATCGCGGCGGTGCGGGCCCATGCTCCTTGGCCGGCCCGGGTGATTGTGGAGGCGGAAACGGCGGCTGAGGCGGCGGCGGCGGTGCAGGCGGGTGCTGATGGGGTGCTGCTGGATGAATTCCCGCCGGCCCAGTTGCGGCAGCTGGTGCCCGAGTTGCGCAGCCTGGCTGGCGGCCGGCAGCTGGTGCTGGAAGCCTCAGGCGTGCAGCCCGAGCAGCTCCGCGACTACGCCAGCAGCGGCATCGACCTGATCTCCACCAGCGCGCCGATCACCCGCAGCGCCTGGCTTGATCTCAGCATGCGGTTTGATTTTTGA
- the grrP gene encoding extracellular substrate binding-like orphan protein GrrP, whose translation MAAPKRSFSKPSSRLAGLGRRLAAGVGALGLLAVMPAAVQAQSQIKPQQEGAVQRAARSGELVLSGFADVPPLMMLSPQGQPSGYGILVAERIAAELSQAVGRPVKVRFAPTGDPASLVNSITSGKADLACGLPFNWELEMRVDFSLPIGLSGVRLLAPAGRFDGSPTALAGRRIGVVRQSLGETELRGMQPKATPVAFDNLNAAVAAMQAGSVDGVIGDTIVLAGLVRQQGLPGLALSPDFPYEAYAVSCVLAENDSAFRNVVNLAIARLLQGYLDGQPDTVTAVNRWLGPASALGLPESAIRASFEAALLGVETIRPVLEGQAATTGR comes from the coding sequence GTGGCAGCACCAAAGCGCAGCTTTTCCAAGCCCAGCTCCCGCTTAGCTGGCCTTGGCCGCCGGCTGGCTGCTGGCGTGGGAGCTCTCGGGCTGCTGGCCGTAATGCCGGCGGCGGTCCAGGCCCAATCCCAAATCAAACCCCAGCAGGAGGGGGCGGTGCAGCGGGCAGCGCGCAGCGGCGAGCTGGTGCTGAGTGGTTTCGCCGACGTCCCGCCCTTAATGATGCTGAGCCCCCAGGGCCAGCCCTCCGGCTACGGCATCTTGGTGGCTGAACGCATTGCCGCTGAGCTGAGCCAGGCCGTGGGCCGGCCTGTGAAGGTCCGCTTTGCGCCGACCGGTGATCCGGCCAGCCTGGTGAACAGCATCACCAGCGGCAAGGCGGATCTTGCCTGCGGCCTGCCGTTCAACTGGGAGCTGGAGATGCGGGTGGATTTCTCGCTGCCGATTGGCCTTTCCGGCGTGAGATTACTGGCGCCCGCCGGTCGCTTTGATGGCAGCCCCACCGCCTTGGCGGGACGGCGGATTGGGGTGGTGCGCCAGTCCCTGGGTGAAACCGAACTGCGGGGCATGCAGCCAAAGGCCACGCCTGTTGCCTTCGACAACCTCAACGCTGCCGTGGCCGCGATGCAGGCCGGCAGCGTTGATGGCGTAATTGGCGACACGATCGTGCTGGCGGGGCTGGTGCGCCAGCAGGGCCTGCCCGGCTTGGCCCTCAGTCCGGATTTCCCCTACGAGGCTTACGCGGTGAGCTGTGTGCTCGCCGAAAACGACTCAGCCTTCCGCAACGTGGTCAATCTGGCGATTGCCAGGCTGCTCCAGGGCTATCTCGATGGCCAGCCAGACACGGTGACCGCCGTGAACCGCTGGCTCGGTCCGGCAAGTGCCTTGGGATTGCCTGAATCTGCGATCCGCGCCAGCTTTGAGGCTGCGCTTTTGGGGGTTGAGACGATTCGCCCCGTTCTTGAAGGTCAGGCTGCTACGACCGGCCGCTGA
- the grrA gene encoding GrrA/OscA1 family cyclophane-containing rSAM-modified RiPP translates to MAFLNRSHLFGLLLLASLPLDGAAALALASAQHEPAAQDQTAAKSTFLSIEERLSRIAAAVQERDGDAASGLPDDAMSYVFVNGSGLGWGNGGFRNGGFYNGGFNNGGFRNGGFHNGGFRNGGFRNGGFLNGGRYWR, encoded by the coding sequence ATGGCGTTCTTGAACCGCTCCCATCTCTTCGGCCTGTTGCTGCTGGCCTCCCTACCCCTCGATGGGGCTGCGGCTCTGGCGTTAGCTAGCGCCCAGCATGAGCCTGCAGCCCAGGACCAAACCGCAGCCAAATCAACCTTCCTCAGCATTGAGGAGCGGCTGAGCCGCATTGCGGCGGCAGTGCAGGAGCGCGATGGCGACGCAGCCTCTGGTTTGCCCGATGACGCTATGTCGTACGTGTTCGTTAACGGCTCGGGCTTGGGCTGGGGCAATGGCGGCTTCCGTAACGGTGGCTTCTACAACGGCGGATTTAATAACGGGGGCTTCCGTAATGGAGGGTTCCATAACGGTGGCTTCCGCAATGGCGGCTTCCGCAATGGGGGCTTCTTAAATGGTGGTCGCTACTGGCGCTGA
- the grrM gene encoding cyclophane-forming radical SAM/SPASM peptide maturase GrrM/OscB, with protein sequence MESQAYGPVRLLVVQPTPYCNLDCDYCYLPDRADRTRLSLELLEAAVERVLDSPYFEGQFTLLWHAGEPLMAPIAFYDQASARLRQLLERRGLPAGTIVQSLQTNATVIDGAWCDCFERNDIHVGVSMDGPAFLHDAHRVTRTGLPTHGAVMRGIDWLLRRQIAFQVICVLTADALDHADGLFDFFLEHGITDVGFNMEETEGENAASSLEAPCAEQRYRAFLERFWQRCMEQPGSLRLREFDGIVSLACSNARMAQTDMNAPFAIVNVDARGNVSTFDPELLSVPTAEYGDFAFGHVLHDSLEAIAATDKLQRVLQEIRSGVERCRQECEYFGLCGGGAGSNKYWEHRSFDCTETQACRYRIKLVADVVLQGMEADLQLAGEG encoded by the coding sequence GTGGAAAGCCAGGCTTATGGCCCCGTGCGGCTACTGGTGGTGCAGCCCACCCCCTACTGCAACCTCGATTGCGACTACTGCTATCTGCCCGATCGGGCTGATCGCACCCGGCTTTCGCTTGAGCTGCTCGAAGCGGCGGTGGAGCGGGTGCTCGATAGCCCCTATTTCGAGGGCCAATTCACCCTGCTATGGCATGCGGGCGAACCGCTGATGGCGCCAATCGCCTTCTACGACCAAGCCAGTGCTCGCCTGCGCCAGCTGCTCGAGCGGCGCGGCCTGCCCGCCGGCACGATCGTCCAGTCGCTGCAGACCAATGCCACCGTGATCGATGGAGCCTGGTGCGACTGCTTCGAGCGCAATGACATTCACGTGGGGGTGAGCATGGACGGCCCTGCCTTCCTGCATGACGCCCACCGGGTTACCCGCACCGGCCTGCCCACCCATGGGGCGGTGATGCGGGGAATCGACTGGCTGCTGCGGCGCCAGATTGCTTTTCAGGTGATCTGTGTGCTCACCGCCGACGCCCTCGACCATGCCGATGGCCTGTTTGATTTCTTCCTCGAGCACGGCATCACCGACGTGGGCTTCAACATGGAGGAAACCGAAGGTGAAAACGCCGCCTCCAGCCTCGAGGCTCCCTGCGCTGAGCAGCGCTATCGGGCCTTTTTAGAGCGGTTTTGGCAGCGCTGTATGGAGCAGCCGGGGAGCCTGCGTCTGCGGGAGTTTGACGGGATCGTCAGCCTGGCCTGCAGCAATGCCCGCATGGCCCAAACCGACATGAACGCTCCCTTCGCGATCGTCAATGTGGACGCACGCGGCAATGTGTCGACCTTTGATCCCGAGTTGCTGTCAGTGCCCACCGCCGAATACGGCGATTTTGCTTTTGGTCATGTGTTGCACGACAGCCTGGAAGCCATCGCCGCAACAGACAAATTGCAGCGGGTGCTGCAGGAGATTCGCTCCGGTGTGGAGCGCTGCCGCCAGGAGTGTGAGTACTTCGGGCTATGCGGGGGTGGTGCGGGCAGCAACAAATACTGGGAGCACCGCAGTTTCGACTGCACCGAAACCCAGGCCTGCCGCTATCGCATCAAGCTGGTGGCCGATGTAGTGCTGCAGGGAATGGAGGCAGACTTGCAGCTGGCTGGAGAGGGATGA
- the argS gene encoding arginine--tRNA ligase, whose protein sequence is MLTVLHALQGQLLAAMQRAFPEAGQPLDPQLAPASKPEFGDFQANGALPLAKPLGQPPRAIATAIVAQLTADPAFAELCLEPQIAGPGFINLTLRPERLAAELQARLGDPRLGVPTVEMQAPVIVDFSSPNIAKEMHVGHLRSTIIGDCLARVLEFRGHPVLRLNHVGDWGTQFGMLITHLKQVAPEALEHPDAVDLGDLVAFYRQAKVRFDDDESFQTISREEVVKLQGGDPVSLKAWGLLCDQSRREFQKIYDQLGIRLTERGESFYNPYLQAVVDDLRAAGLLVVDAGAGCVFLEGVSGKDGQPLPLIVQKSDGGFNYATTDLAAIRYRFSQAGDGASRVIYVTDAGQASHFAGVFQVAQRAGWIPSHCSVEHVPFGLVQGDDGKKLKTRSGDTVRLKDLLDEAVERTEADLRQRLADEQRSEDEAFIQQVAASVGLAAVKYADLSTNRITNYQFSFDRMLALTGNTAPYLLYAVVRIAGIARKGGDLGAGAVASLTFSEAQEWALVRELLKFDGVLAEVEQELLPNRLCTYLFELSQVFNRFYDQVPVLKAEEPFRSSRLALCRLTTDTLSLGLGLLGIPTLERM, encoded by the coding sequence ATGCTGACCGTTCTCCACGCCCTGCAGGGCCAGCTTCTGGCAGCTATGCAGCGGGCCTTCCCGGAGGCGGGCCAGCCCCTCGATCCCCAGCTGGCGCCAGCGTCTAAGCCGGAATTCGGCGACTTCCAGGCCAATGGGGCCCTGCCCCTGGCCAAACCCCTGGGCCAGCCGCCCCGGGCTATTGCCACGGCGATCGTGGCGCAACTTACGGCCGATCCTGCCTTTGCCGAGCTCTGCCTGGAGCCCCAGATAGCTGGGCCCGGCTTCATCAACCTCACCCTGCGGCCCGAGCGCCTGGCAGCCGAGCTGCAGGCCCGCCTTGGTGATCCGCGTCTAGGGGTGCCGACGGTGGAGATGCAAGCCCCGGTGATTGTGGACTTCTCCAGCCCCAACATCGCCAAGGAGATGCACGTGGGGCACCTGCGCTCCACGATCATTGGCGACTGCCTGGCCCGGGTGCTGGAGTTCCGCGGCCACCCGGTGCTGCGGCTCAACCATGTGGGCGACTGGGGCACCCAGTTTGGAATGCTGATTACCCACCTCAAGCAGGTGGCGCCCGAGGCGCTCGAGCACCCCGATGCGGTGGACCTGGGCGATCTGGTCGCCTTTTATCGCCAGGCCAAGGTCCGCTTCGACGACGACGAAAGCTTCCAGACCATCTCCCGCGAGGAGGTGGTGAAGCTGCAAGGGGGCGATCCGGTGTCGCTTAAGGCCTGGGGATTGCTATGCGACCAGAGCCGCCGCGAATTCCAGAAGATCTACGACCAGCTCGGCATCCGTCTCACCGAGCGCGGCGAATCCTTCTACAACCCCTATCTGCAGGCGGTGGTTGACGACCTCAGGGCTGCCGGTCTGCTGGTGGTCGACGCCGGTGCCGGCTGCGTTTTTCTTGAGGGGGTGAGTGGCAAGGATGGCCAGCCCCTGCCGTTGATCGTGCAGAAGAGCGATGGCGGCTTCAACTACGCCACCACCGATCTGGCGGCGATCCGCTACCGCTTCTCCCAGGCAGGTGATGGCGCCAGCCGGGTGATCTATGTGACCGATGCGGGTCAGGCCAGCCATTTTGCCGGCGTGTTCCAGGTGGCCCAGCGGGCGGGCTGGATACCCTCCCACTGCAGCGTCGAGCACGTGCCCTTTGGTTTGGTGCAGGGCGACGATGGCAAAAAGCTCAAGACCCGCTCCGGCGACACGGTGCGCCTCAAGGACCTGCTCGATGAGGCGGTGGAGCGCACCGAGGCCGATCTGCGTCAGCGCCTCGCCGATGAGCAGCGCAGCGAAGACGAGGCCTTCATCCAGCAGGTGGCCGCCTCCGTGGGCTTGGCGGCGGTGAAGTACGCCGACCTCAGCACCAACCGGATCACCAACTATCAGTTCAGTTTTGATCGGATGCTGGCGCTTACGGGCAACACGGCGCCCTATCTGCTCTATGCGGTGGTGCGCATCGCCGGCATCGCCCGCAAGGGCGGCGATCTGGGGGCTGGTGCCGTTGCTTCACTCACCTTCAGCGAAGCGCAGGAGTGGGCGCTGGTGCGGGAGCTGCTCAAGTTTGATGGGGTGCTTGCTGAAGTGGAGCAGGAGCTGCTGCCGAATCGGCTTTGCACCTACCTATTTGAGCTCAGCCAGGTGTTCAACCGCTTCTACGACCAGGTGCCAGTGCTCAAGGCCGAGGAGCCGTTCCGCTCCTCCCGCTTAGCCCTGTGCCGCCTCACCACCGACACCCTTTCCCTCGGTTTGGGCCTGCTCGGTATCCCTACCTTGGAGCGGATGTGA
- a CDS encoding pyridoxal phosphate-dependent aminotransferase, whose product MEPQARPEVEGLQAYSAPLEGRRGMLRLDFNENTMGPSPQVVAAIRAIPAEQYAIYPEYDGLRQAVVANLALPLAPSQIGLFNGVDAAIHAIFHAYGDRGDTLLTTSPTFGYYTPCAQMQGMAIEAIPYRLPDFGFPFEELRAALQGYPRILLICNPNNPTGTRLAPELILELAASAPGTLVVVDELYEAFTGDSVLPLADFAATPNLLVLRSLAKTAGLAGLRIGFAIGAAPVVDRLARVTGPYDINSFAVTAAHAALADQAYVDCYVAEVLRARSWLVQQLQAAGVRHHAAGGNYLLIWPERPAEEVEQRLRQAGILVRSMAAKPLIDGSLRVSLGTTEQMQRFWAAYLQVA is encoded by the coding sequence ATGGAGCCCCAGGCGCGCCCCGAGGTTGAAGGGCTCCAGGCCTACAGCGCGCCGCTGGAGGGGCGGCGGGGGATGCTGCGGCTCGATTTCAACGAAAACACGATGGGCCCAAGCCCGCAGGTGGTGGCTGCGATCCGCGCCATTCCGGCTGAGCAATACGCCATCTATCCCGAATACGACGGCCTGCGCCAGGCCGTGGTGGCCAACCTGGCCCTGCCCTTGGCGCCCAGCCAAATCGGCCTGTTTAACGGGGTCGATGCGGCGATCCACGCCATTTTTCACGCCTACGGCGACCGGGGCGACACCCTGCTCACCACCAGCCCCACCTTCGGTTACTACACCCCCTGCGCCCAGATGCAGGGCATGGCGATTGAGGCGATTCCTTACAGGCTGCCGGATTTTGGCTTCCCATTCGAGGAGCTGCGGGCGGCACTGCAGGGCTATCCGCGCATCCTGCTGATCTGCAATCCCAACAACCCCACCGGCACCCGCCTGGCGCCCGAGCTGATCCTGGAGCTGGCGGCCTCGGCGCCGGGCACGCTTGTGGTGGTGGATGAGCTCTATGAGGCCTTCACTGGCGACAGCGTGCTGCCCTTGGCCGATTTCGCTGCCACGCCGAATCTGCTGGTGCTGCGCTCACTCGCTAAAACGGCTGGCCTGGCGGGCCTGCGCATCGGTTTTGCCATTGGGGCGGCGCCAGTGGTTGATCGGCTCGCTCGGGTCACAGGCCCCTACGACATCAACAGCTTCGCCGTGACTGCCGCCCATGCGGCCCTGGCGGACCAGGCCTATGTGGATTGCTATGTGGCCGAAGTGCTGCGGGCCCGCTCCTGGCTGGTGCAGCAGTTGCAAGCGGCTGGCGTGCGGCATCACGCCGCAGGCGGCAACTACCTGCTGATCTGGCCCGAGCGCCCGGCTGAGGAGGTGGAGCAGCGTCTGCGGCAGGCCGGAATCCTGGTGCGCTCGATGGCGGCCAAACCTTTGATCGACGGCTCCTTGAGGGTGAGCCTTGGCACTACCGAGCAGATGCAGCGTTTCTGGGCTGCCTATCTGCAGGTCGCTTAG
- a CDS encoding MBL fold metallo-hydrolase, with protein sequence MRSLPTFAALTLSSLGLGAALLASGPALAGSGVTITSYGHSALLISGGGARVLVNPFKAVACAAGLAEPRVSATVILASSRLLDEGAPVASGKMLVDPGSFKVSGLSIEGIAGPHDRVGGRRFGQSTLWRWKQGGLDIAHLGGTAARLTPADKVMLGRPDVLIIGVGGGAKVYTGAEAAEVVRELQPRRVIPVQFVSGKTTPKDCDQTTLQPFLDAMAGTPVKRPGRTLSLPGKLGDGMVIEVMR encoded by the coding sequence ATGCGCTCGCTGCCCACCTTCGCTGCTCTCACCTTGAGTTCCCTCGGCCTGGGCGCCGCATTGCTGGCATCCGGCCCAGCCCTCGCAGGCAGCGGCGTCACGATCACCAGCTACGGCCACAGCGCCCTGCTGATCAGTGGTGGCGGGGCAAGGGTGCTGGTTAATCCCTTTAAGGCCGTGGCCTGCGCCGCTGGCCTGGCCGAACCCCGGGTGAGTGCCACGGTGATCCTGGCCAGCAGCCGACTATTGGATGAGGGCGCACCGGTGGCCAGCGGCAAGATGCTGGTGGATCCAGGCTCCTTCAAGGTGAGTGGCCTTTCAATCGAAGGCATTGCCGGTCCCCACGACCGCGTTGGTGGGCGCCGCTTCGGCCAATCCACCCTGTGGCGCTGGAAGCAGGGCGGCCTGGACATCGCCCATCTCGGCGGCACCGCGGCCCGGCTCACTCCCGCCGACAAGGTGATGCTAGGTCGCCCAGACGTGCTGATCATCGGCGTGGGTGGCGGCGCCAAGGTGTACACCGGTGCCGAAGCCGCCGAGGTGGTGCGCGAGCTCCAGCCCCGCCGCGTGATCCCGGTGCAATTTGTCAGCGGCAAAACAACCCCTAAAGACTGCGACCAAACCACCCTGCAACCTTTCCTTGATGCCATGGCCGGCACCCCGGTGAAGCGCCCTGGCCGCACCCTCAGCCTGCCGGGCAAACTCGGCGATGGCATGGTGATCGAGGTGATGCGCTAA
- a CDS encoding anthranilate synthase component II produces MLLVLDNYDSFTFNLVQYLGELAPEHPIAAELRVERNDALSLEQIRALAPAAILISPGPGDPDQSGVCLEVLQELSPTIPTLGVCLGHQSIAQVYGGKVVRAKELMHGKTSPVHHGGQGVFEGLPNPLTATRYHSLIAERESLPDCLEITAWLDDGTIMGLRHRDFPHIQGVQFHPESVLTQEGHALLANFLRQAS; encoded by the coding sequence ATGCTTCTCGTTCTCGACAACTACGACAGCTTCACCTTCAACCTGGTGCAGTATCTAGGCGAGCTGGCACCCGAGCACCCAATAGCTGCTGAGCTGCGGGTGGAGCGCAACGACGCCCTCAGCCTCGAGCAGATCCGAGCGCTGGCGCCAGCCGCCATTTTGATTTCACCAGGCCCCGGCGATCCAGATCAATCGGGGGTATGCCTGGAGGTGCTGCAGGAGCTCAGCCCCACCATCCCCACCCTGGGCGTGTGCCTGGGCCACCAATCGATCGCCCAGGTATATGGCGGCAAGGTGGTGCGGGCCAAGGAGCTGATGCACGGCAAAACCTCGCCTGTGCACCACGGCGGCCAAGGCGTGTTTGAGGGTCTGCCCAACCCGCTCACCGCCACCAGATACCACAGCCTGATCGCCGAGCGCGAGTCGCTGCCCGACTGCCTCGAGATCACCGCCTGGCTCGACGACGGCACGATCATGGGCCTGCGCCACCGCGATTTCCCCCACATTCAGGGGGTGCAGTTCCACCCCGAAAGCGTGCTCACCCAGGAGGGTCATGCGCTGCTGGCCAACTTTCTGCGCCAGGCCAGCTAG
- a CDS encoding diacylglycerol kinase family protein, with the protein MTNLRPLPTPETRGRRLRARAWTVASDLPASFRYAAQGLAYGFASQRNFRIHVITGAVVFSLGLWLQLPTAQLAVLVLTVAAVLVLELLNTATEAVVDLAIGRQFHPLARIAKDCAAAAVLVAALSSLMIALLLLVPPLLNRLGL; encoded by the coding sequence ATGACAAATCTGCGCCCCTTACCGACACCAGAAACTCGTGGGCGCCGCCTCAGGGCCCGGGCCTGGACGGTGGCCAGTGACCTGCCGGCGAGTTTTCGTTATGCCGCCCAAGGCCTGGCCTACGGCTTTGCCAGCCAGCGCAACTTCCGCATCCATGTGATCACTGGAGCGGTGGTGTTCAGCCTGGGGCTGTGGCTGCAACTACCCACGGCCCAGCTGGCCGTGCTGGTGCTCACCGTGGCGGCGGTGCTGGTACTGGAGTTGCTCAACACCGCCACTGAAGCGGTGGTGGATCTGGCCATCGGCCGCCAGTTCCACCCCCTGGCCCGGATCGCCAAGGACTGCGCCGCCGCTGCGGTGCTGGTGGCGGCCCTGTCGTCGCTGATGATCGCCCTGCTGCTACTCGTGCCCCCCCTACTGAACCGGCTGGGCCTTTGA
- the ybeY gene encoding rRNA maturation RNase YbeY: MAASTDLDLAFSADPDLEVAPQLAAADYWQALLGAWLHQLVPELPAALQAPAYSLGLSLVADAEIAELNADWRHKEGPTDVLAFAAQDETTDGTPPMPASGEAEPLELGDIFISVETAARQAPEHGHDLEQELLFLASHGLLHLLGWDHPDEARLAAMLARQKELVKVPAEP, from the coding sequence ATGGCCGCCTCGACCGATCTCGACCTGGCCTTTAGTGCTGATCCCGATCTGGAGGTAGCCCCGCAGCTGGCAGCTGCCGATTACTGGCAGGCCCTATTGGGCGCCTGGCTACACCAGCTGGTCCCGGAGCTCCCCGCTGCCCTGCAAGCCCCCGCCTACAGCCTGGGGCTGAGCCTGGTGGCTGACGCCGAAATCGCCGAGCTCAATGCCGACTGGCGCCACAAGGAAGGCCCCACCGACGTTCTGGCCTTCGCCGCCCAAGACGAAACAACCGATGGCACCCCGCCGATGCCGGCATCCGGGGAGGCGGAGCCCCTGGAGCTGGGCGACATATTTATCTCCGTAGAAACGGCAGCCCGCCAGGCGCCGGAGCATGGCCACGACCTGGAGCAGGAGCTGCTGTTTCTGGCCAGCCATGGCTTGCTCCACCTGCTGGGCTGGGACCATCCCGACGAAGCCAGACTCGCCGCCATGTTGGCGCGCCAGAAAGAGCTGGTTAAGGTGCCAGCGGAGCCATGA
- a CDS encoding DUF3285 domain-containing protein: MTEQNPSFIKLAMRNMVRKGRQSLFHFGLTALGLTGFLLLIAWLGRPQLPGG; encoded by the coding sequence ATGACTGAGCAGAACCCCAGCTTCATCAAGCTGGCGATGCGCAACATGGTGCGCAAGGGCCGCCAAAGCCTGTTTCACTTCGGCCTCACCGCCCTCGGCCTCACGGGCTTCCTGCTGCTGATCGCCTGGCTCGGCCGCCCCCAACTTCCCGGAGGCTGA